The Reyranella humidisoli DNA segment CGCTGCTGGCCTGGTCGCTGGGCCTCGTGAAGCCGCTGCCGTCGCTCGGGATCTCGACCCTGGTGCTCACCGCGCCTGCCTGGGATGTGGCGACGCTGATCGGCCTCGGCGTGCCGCTCTATCTCGTGACGATGGCGTCGCAGAACCTGCCGGGGTTCGCGGTGCTGCGCGGCTCGGGCTACCAACCGCCGACGCAGCCCATCCTCGCGGTGACGGGCGCGGCGTCGCTGGGCACGGCGTTCCTCGGCGCCCACACTTCGAACCTCGCCGCGATCTCGGCGGCGCTGTGTACCGGACCCGACGCCCATCCCGATCCGGCGCAGCGCTGGAAGGCAGGGCCGTTCTACGCCCTGTTCTGGGGACTGATCGCGTTGTTCGGTGCCTCGCTGGTCGGCCTGTTCGGCGCCCTGCCGCCGGCGCTGCTGGCCACCGTAGCGGGCACGGCGCTGCTCGGTTCGATGGCGGGCGCCCTGGGCATCGCCCTGGCGGGCGACCAGGACCGTCTCGCGGCGGCGGGGACGCTGGCCGTCACCGTCTCGGGCGTCACCCTGATGGGTGTCGGCTCGGCCTTCTGGGGCCTCGTCTTCGGCCTGCTGATCCTGACGATCGACCGTCTCATGAAGAGATAATCAGACGGCATCGACCCGCTGGAGATGCTCGCGGACGATCGACGTGACATCGGCGGAATGGGTGAGCGGCGACATGTGGCCGGCGCCCGCGATCACGACATAGGTCGCGCCGACGACGCAGTCCTTCAGCAGCTCGGTCGTGCGCCGGTCGGGCGCGGAAGTCTTTGCGCCGCAGACGATCGTCATGGGAACATCGAGAGAGCGGCAGTCCGCGAAACTCGTGACGTTCGCCAGGTTCGACAGGAAAGCGTCCCGTGCCGAGTCCGCCCGCGCCACGAACTGACCGCGCTGCTCATCGGAGATGCGCGCCCATGTGCCGGGCCCGTTGCGGCTGTCGAGGAATATTTCCCAACCCAGTGCAGGCTTTCCCTGCTCGACGTTCGCGATGAACTCCTTCGCGACGGCAATGCTCTCGGGAAAGAGGACGTCGTCCGCTTCGCGCAGCAGGTTGGCCAGGATCGGCTCGATCAGCACGAGCGAGCGGACCCTGTCGCGATGGTTCATCGCCAGCCGCACTGCCGTCGCGCCGCCATAGGAATGGCCAACGACATCGACGGGCCGGTCCGTGTTGACCGCGATGACCTGTGCCACCAGATCGGCCTGCAGGTCGTGCGTCAGGGCGCCCGCTTCGGGCCACGATCCGGTCGCGCCGAAACCCAGCAGGTCGGGCGCGATCGACAGGCGTTCCGGGGCCAGTGTCTTGGCGATCCGGCTCCACTGCGCCCCCGAGCCGCCTCCGGAATGAAGCAGGAGCAAGGGTGGGCCTTCCCCCCAGCTCTGATAAGTGGCGCGGACGTTCCGGAAGTCGATCTCGGGCATGTTCCGGCAATCCGATCACGGAATGGCGGAAAAGGAAACCCGGGATCTAGGCGTGGCGAGGCGCGGCAGGGAAACGCACGCCATAGGACTCCAGGGGCAGGTCGAGCGCGCGGCAGAGGAAGCTGATCGTGTGGTAGTAGCCCGCGAGCGCGATCACTTCGAGGATCTGCGTCTCGTCGAAATGCGCGGCGAGCCTCGCCCACGTCGCGTCGCCGATCGTGTGTTGCTCGACCATATCGTCGACCGCCGCCAGTAGCGCCTGCTCGTCGGCCGACCAGCAGGGCGCATCGGCCGGACCGTGGACGGTCGCCGCGATCATGTCCGCGTCGAAGCCGACTTTTTCCGCGAAGAAGGCGATGTGGACGCCCCATTCGTATTCGGCGCCGAGCTTCGCCGTCGTGCGGTCGATCACGACTTCACGCTGGCGCTGCGAGAGCACGCCCCTGTCGAGCAGGCCGCCGGCAAACATCCTCTCGAAGACGCGCGGGTTGCGCGCCATCGTCCGGAACAGGACCAGCGGCGCCACGCCCGCGGGCATGATGCGTTCGAGCGCAGCGGCAATCTGTGGCGGATAGGGAGCCTCGGCGGGGGCAATGCGGGGCATGGCTGGTCTCCGATGGTGGTGCTACATATTCAGTAGCAATGGCAATTCGGGCTCGCTACAGAAAATGTAGTAATGGAGTGAAATAGATGGTGAAGCGCGTGCGCGGCTCGACCTCCGGCCGCCCCATCATGGCGCTGCTCGACCTGCTGGGCCGGCGCTGGACCCTGCGTATCGTATGGGAGCTGCGTGAGGATCCGCGTCGCTTCCGCGAACTGCAGGACCTGATCGGCGCCAGCCCTACCATCGTAAACACGCGCCTCGCGGAACTACGCGAGGCGAAGCTGGTCGAACTCGACGAGGCGGTTGGCTACCGCCTCACGGATCTTGGAAACGAACTGCTGAAGCTGTTCCTGCCGCTGCACGTCTGGTCGGAGAAGTGGGCCAGAGCCGTGCGCTGACTATTTCAGGAAAGGATTATCCGCTCCGCGGCCCTTGCGGCGGGGCGGGAACTGCTCGGCGAGATAGTCGAGAATCTCGACCCGTTCCTCGGCCTTGATCGGCGGCATGCGGTGCTTCTCGACCATCAGGTCGAGTGTCGAGTCCCACAGTTCGCGCGTCAGGCCCTGCGCCTTGATCAGCGCCACGCCGTGACAGGCCGTGCACGTGTAGAACGTCAGCTCGCGGTTCTTGCCCTCGGGCAGGTCCTCGACCTTGTCGTTGTGCGGTGGCGGCTTGCCCTTGTCGGGATCGACGGCCGCCGCCGCGACCTTGGGCGCCGGCGGCACATAGACGTACTGGTCCTTGCGCAGTTCGCCGGCGCGGTCGAAGGCGAGCAACAGGAACGTCGCCGTCAGGCCGATGACGGCGGCGTGGATGATGTTGATCTGGCTCAAGATTCGACGAGCACCCGGATGCGGTTGATCGGGTTGGCGCCGTAGCCCTGCGGATTCCAGTTGGCGGCCTGGAAGGGCTGGGTCACGCCCTTGCTGTCGGTCGCCTTGGCCCACACTTCGTAATAGCCCGTCGTCGGCAGCTCGATCGACGCGCTGAAGTTCTGCCAGGCATACTTGTTGGCCGGCGCATCGACCTTGGCCGGCTTCCAGGTGACGCCGTAGTCGGTCGAGATGTCGACGGTCTTGATGTCGAAGTCGCCGGCCCAGGCATGGCCACGCAGGTCGAGCTTGCGCGAGGTAAGCTTCGAGCCGTCGGCCGGGAAGGTGATGACCGAGCGGACCGGCATCGATTCCAGGATCGCCATGTCCTTCTCGTTGCCCTTGCTGCCGGGCACGATCGGCGTCTTCGGCACGCGGTAGGAGAAGCCGCCCATGCCGGGACCGTCATGCTCCTTGTCGCGCACCCAGATCCGGTTGAGCCACTTGGTCGAAACCGAAGCGGGCCAGCCCGGGATGACGAGGCGGACCGGCGCGCCATGGATCAGCGGCATGTCCTGGCCGTTGAGCTTGAAGGCGATCAGCGAGTGCTCCTCCATCGCCTTGGCGATCGGCACGCCGCGCGAGATGCTGGGCTTGTCGGTGTCGCCGGCCAGCGTCGGATCGGCGCCGTAGCTGCCGATATAGACCGCCGAGGATTTCAGGCCAGCCGACTTCAGCACGTCGGCGAGGCGCACGCCGGTCCACATCGGGCAGCCCGCGCCGCCATTGGTCCACTGGTTGCCGCGGGCATCGGGCGAGAAGAAGGAGCGGCCGTTGCCGCCGCATTCCAGCATGAGCTGATAGGTGACGGCGGGGAACTTGCTCATGAGGTCGCCGACGGTGATCTCGAGCGGCGTGTTGACCTCGCCGTCGATCTTGACCTTCCACGCCTTGGGATCGCCCGTGACGTCCGGAACCTGTCCGTTGTTGCGGATGAAGAGCTTGTTGGTCGGGGTGACGTTGTCGTCGAGCAGCTCGGCCTGCGTCTCGGCGACGAGCGGCTTGTCGCCGAGCACCGCGAGCTTGGCCTTGCCCTCCATCTCGAGCAGCTTCGGCCCCTTGGCGGCTGCCGGCGCGCCCTGTGCCAGAGCGGAACCGACGGGCGGCAGCGAGGCCCCCAGAGACGCACCGACAGTGGCCATACCGACCCCTTTCAGTACATTACGACGCGATGCCTTGGACGTTCCGGAGCGCAGCATTTTTTCCTCCCTGACCGGGGATTCTTAGCTCAAACTTTCCGCCGCGTCAGCCAGCCGGACAGGATCAGTGCACAGGCCGCGACCGTCACGACGATTGTCGCGAGCACGTTGATCTGGGGGTCGACGCCGAGGCGGACGCTGGAATAGACGCGCATCGGCAGCGTTTGCGACTGCGCCCCGGCGACGAACTGGGTCAGGATCAGGTCGTCCAGCGACAAGGTGAAGGCCAGCAGCCAGCCCGAGCCGATGGCCGGGGCGATCAACGGAAGGGTGATGGTGCGGAAGGTCACCCAGGGCGTGGCGCCGAGGTCCATCGCCGCTTCTTCCAGCGCGCGGTCGAAATCGGCGAGGCGGGCCTGCACGACGATGGCCACGAAGGCGATCGAGAACGTCGTGTGGGCGATGGCGATGGTGAGGAAGCCGCGGTCCGGTCCGCCGAAGAGTCTCTCCGAGCCCACGAACAGCAGCAGCATCGAGATGCCCATCACCACTTCGGGCATCACCATGGGCGCCACCACGAGACTGCCGAACAGCGTGCGGCCGGGGAAGCGCGGTGCGCGCACAAGCGCATAGCCGGCGGCAAGCCCCAGCAACGCGGCACCGGTCGCGCTCACCAGCGCGATGCGCAGCGACAGCCAGGCGGCGTCGAGCATCGCCTCGTTGGCGAATAGCGCCTGCCACCATTTCAGGGAGAAGCCCGACCAGACGGTGACGAGACGCGACTCGTTGAACGAATAGACGATCACCAGCGCGATCGGCAGGTAGAGGAAGGCATAGCCGAAAGCCAGCATGCCGAAGGCGAAGCGGGCGCGCCCGATCACGCGACGCTCGTCACGTGCGCCGCTCCAGGCTGCGCGCCTGGTTGCGCTGGAAGAGGGCGATCGGCCCGACCAGCAGTACCAGCAGGCAGACGGCGACGGCGGAAGCGAGCGGCCAGTCGCCGTTGGTGAAGAACTCGTCCCATAGGACCTTGCCGATCATCAGCGTCTCGGTGCCGCCCAGCAAATCGGGGATCACGAACTCGCCGACGGCCGGGATGAATACGAGGAGGCAGCCGGCGACGATGCCGGGCAGCGACAGCGGCAGGGTGACGGTGAGGAAAGCCGCGAAGGGCTTTGCGCCGAGATCGGCCGCGGCTTCGAGCAGGCTGTCGTCGAGTTTTTCCAGCGTCGCGTAGAGCGGCAGGACCATGAACGGCAGGTAGGCGTAGACGATGCCCAGATGCACCGCCCATTCGGTGCCGAGGATCGTGCCGGGATTGGCGGCGAGGCCGGTCCAGCGCAGGAACTGCTCGATCAGCCCGTTGTCGGCCAGCAGACCCATCCAGGCATAGATGCGGATCAGGAACGAGGTCCAGAAGGGCAGCACGACCAGCATCAGCAGCAAGGGCCGCCGTTGCGGCGCGGCTCGGGCGATGGCGTAGGCCATGGGATAGCCGAGCAGCAGCGCGACCAGGGTCGAGGTTGCTGCGATCCTGATCGAGGAGAGCCAGGCCGCGAGATACAGATCGTCGGAGAAGAGGAGCGCGAAACTCTTGAAATTCAGGCCCAACTCGACCGGCGGCACCGAGTCGGGCGCGTTGATGCCGAGCGCGATCGCCAGCACCAGAAGGCAAGGCAGCAGGAAGAAGAGGCCGAGCCACAGGAAGGGCAGCCCGATGACGAACCGCATCGTCTAAGCCTCCAGCCTCTGGCCAGCCTCGTCGGCCCAGCCCAGCCACACTTGTTGGCCACGGACGAAGGTTTCGCCGGTGGTGCGGCTGCCGTTGGTGGTCGAGACGATCATCGTGCCGTGGGCTTCGGTGGCGACGTGATAGAGCGAACGGTCGCCCTCGTAGGCCACGTCGACGATTCTCCCGGCCACCGCCTGCGGCAGGTCCGGCCGCGCGGCCGCGAGCGCGATCTTCTCCGGCCGAAGCGCCATCCAGCCGCCGCCCGGCAGAGCCAGGATGTTGGCGATGCCGATGAAGTCGGCCACGAAGCGCGAGGCCGGGTGCTCGTAGACTTCGTGCGGCGTGCCGATCTGGACGATGCGGCCGGCATTCATGACGGCGAGCCGCGTTGCCATCGACATCGCCTCTTCCTGGTCGTGCGTCACCATCACGAAGGTGAGGCCGAGTTGTTCCTGCAAGCGCACCATCTCGAACCGCGTGGCCTCGCGCAGCTTGCGGTCGAGCGCGGCCAGCGGTTCGTCGAGCAGCAGGAGCTTCGGCCGCTTCACCAGCGCCCGTGCGAGCGCCACCCGCTGGCGCTGGCCGCCGGAGAGCTGCGACGGCTTTCGCTTCGCGTGGTCGTCGAGATGCACCAGCTTCAGGATCTCCGCGACGCGCGTGGCGATCTCGGGCGCCTTCACCCCGTCGCGACGCAGCCCGTAGCCCACGTTCGTTGCTACATCCATGTGCGGGAACAGGGCGTAGGACTGGAACATCATGTTCACCGGCCGCCGGTAGGGCGGTACATCGGTCATGTCCTGTCCGTCGATGAACAGCCGGCCTTCGTCGGGCGTCTCGAAGCCCGCCAGCATGCGAAGCAAGGTGGTCTTGCCGCAGCCCGAGCCGCCCAGCAGCGCGAACAGCTCGCCGCGCGCGATCTCCAGGTCGACGCGATCGACGGCGACGATCGGCCCGAAGCGCCTGGTCAGCCCCTCGATGCGGACGATCGGTCCTGAATTCAATTCAGCGACCCGTCTTCACCGAGGTCCACAGCCGCGTACGTTCGCGCGTCTGCTCGGCCGTTCCGGCGGTGATGGTGTAGAAACGGGCCCGCACGGCCTGCGGCGGATAGATCAGCGGATTCTCCGAGATGTCCTTGGGCAGCAGCGCGAAGGCCGCCTTGTTGCCGTTCGCGTAGCCGGTGAGCTCGCTCGACGCGGCGGCGACCTTGGCTTCCAGCATGAAGTCCATGAAGCGATAGGCGTTGGCCTGGTTGGGCGCATCCTTGGGAATGGCGACAACGTCGATCCACAGCATCGCGCCTTCCCTGGGGATCGCGTATTCGATGTCGACCTTATTGGCCGCCTTGGCGCCACGATCGCGCGCCTGGAAGACGTCGCCGGAGAAACCGAAGGCGAGGCAGATGTTCCCGCCGGCCAGCGCGTTGATGTACTCCGAGGAATGGAACTTGCGGACATACGGCCGCACGGCCTTCACCACGTCGGCGGCCTTGGCGAGATCCTCGGGCTTCTTCGAATCGGGATCGAGGCCGAGATACTTGAGCGCGGCCGGCAGCATGTCGGTGGCGCTGTCGAGCAGCATCACGCCGCAATCCTGAAACTTCGAGACGACCGCCGGATCGAAGATCATGCGCAGCGAATCGACCGGCGCATCTGGCATGCGCTTCCTGATCTCCGCCACGTTGTAGCCGATGCCGATCGTGCCCCACATCCAGGGTACGGCATGGGCGTTGCCGGGATCGTAGGCGGCCAGTGCCGTCATGATCTCGGGGTCGAGGTTCTTCCAGTTCTTCAGCTTCGACTTGTCGAGGGGCAGGAAGATGTTGGCCTGGAGTTGCCGCACGAAGAACGGCGAGGCGGTCGGCACGACAATGTCATAGCCCGACTTGCCGGTGCGCAGCTTGGCGTCGAGGATCTCGTTGCTGTCATAGGTCGTGTAGTTGACCTTGATGCCGGTATCCCTGGCGAAGTCCTTGATCTGGTCCTCGGCGATATAGTCCGACCAATTGTAGACGTTCACCTGGCCCTGGGCGAAAGCCGGCAGCGCAAAGGCAGAGGCAAGCAAGGAGGCAACGGCAAGCAGACGCATCGGCAACTCCGCAGGATCAGACGCCAAGATACCTGTGCTGCAGGTCCTTGTCCCCGGCCAGGGCCTGGGACGAGCCGGCCCAGACGACGCGGCCTTTCTCGACGATATGGTGGCGGTCGGCGAGGGGAATGAGCGCCGACACGTTCTTGTCGATGACGAGGATCGCCTGGCCCTCGGCCTTGAGCCGGCCGAGACAGGACCAGATTTCCTGCCGGATCAACGGCGCCAGCCCCTCCGTCGCCTCGTCGAGGATCAGCAGCTTGGGATTGGTCATCAGCGCGCGGCCGATCGCCAGCATCTGCTGCTCGCCGCCGGAGAGCTGGTTGCCCATGTTGCGCTGGCGCTCGGCCAAGCGCGGGAAGAACTCGAAGACGCGCGCGATGGTCCAGGGACTGGGACGGCCGGTACGGTTGGCGCTGGCGGCCACGAGATTCTCGCGCACCGAGAGATTGGGGAATATCTGGCGGCCTTCCGGTACGAGACCGATGCCCAGCCGCGCGATGCGGAAGGCGGGCAGTCCTTCGACCCTGTTGCCTTCGAACTCGACCGTGCCGCGCCGGGCCGGCAGCAGGCCCATGATCGTATGCACGGTCGTGGTCTTGCCCATGCCGTTACGGCCCATCAGGGTCACGACCTGGCCGGCCTCGATCGCCAGTTCCATGCCGAATAGCGCCTGGCTCGGCCCATAGAAGGCGTCGAGGTCGCGGACCCTCAGCATCAGGGCGACTCCTCGCCGAGATAGGCCTGCCGCACCTCGGCATTGGCGCGGATCTGGTCGGGCGTGCCGCTGGCGATGGCACGGCCGTAGACCAGCACGGTGATGCGGTCGGCGAGCTGGAACACCGCGTCCATGTCGTGCTCGATCAGCAGCATGGCGTGCTTCTGCTTCAGCGCCCGCAGGAAACCGATCAGACGCTGGCTCTCTTCGACGCCCATGCCGGCCATCGGCTCGTCGAGCAGCAACAGGGTGGGCTCGCCGGCCAGCGCCATGGCGATCTCGAGCTGGCGCTGCTCGCCGTGGCTGAGCGACGCGGCGAGGATGCCGGAGCGGCCGCCGAGCCCGACCCCGTCGAGCAGGTGACGCGCGGGCGCACGCAAGGTCTCGTCCCGGCGAGCGTCGGCGAGGAAGCGGAAGGAATGGCCGGCATGGCCCTGCACGGCCAGCGCCACGTTCTCCAGCGCCGTGAACTCGCGCAGTACCGAGGTGATCTGGAAGGAGCGGCCGAGGCCCAGCCGCACGCGCGCATGGGTGGGCAGCCGGGTGATGTCCTGGCCGGCGAAGTGGATGGTGCCCGAATCCGGCGCGACGACACCGGTGAGCTGGTGGACCAGCGTGGTCTTGCCCGCGCCGTTCGGCCCGATCAGCGCATGGATCTCGCCCGGCCGGACGTCGATCGAGACATTGTCGGTGGCGAGCAGCCCGCCGTAGCGTTTCACCAGGAGTTCGGTGCGCAGCAGCGGCCCCGTCATGGCTGGTTCAGTCATGGCGGCGCCCCAGCAGCGAATCGATGCCGCCGCGCGCGTAGAGCGCGATCAGGACCAGCAGCGGGCCGAACACGATCATCCAGTACTCGCCCCAGCCCTTGTGGGCGAGGTTGAGGATCGGCGGCAACGCTTCCTCCAGTACAAAGAAGGCGATGGTGCCGTAGAGCGGGCCGAACAGCGTACCCATGCCGCCCAGCACGATGATGACGATGAGATCGCCCGACTTCATCCACGACATCATGGCGGGTGAAATGTAGGCGCCTTCGTTGGCGAGCAGGATGCCCGAAAGCCCGCCGAACGCGCCGGAGATGGTGAAAGCGGCCAGCCGGTAGCGGAACACCGGAAAGCCCAGCGCCATCATGCGCAGTTCGTTTGATTTGGCGCCGCGGATCACCAGGCCGAACCGGGAGTTGGCGTAGCGGCTGCAGAACCACAGGCTGCCGCAGAGTAGCGCAAAGCAGACCCAGTAGAAATTCGCCTTGTCGCGCAGGTCGATCAGGCCGGGGAAGCGGCTGCGGCTGATGTTGAGCCCGTCGTCGCCGCCATAGGCTTCGAGGCCGCTGCCCACGTAGTAGACGAGTTGGGCGAAGGCGAGCGTGATCATGATGAAGTAGAGGCCGCGTGTCCTGAGCGACAGCGCGCCGATCAGGACAGCCCACACCGTCGCGGCCAAGATCGCGACCGGCCACTGGATCCAGCCGCTGGAGACACCGTGCGCCGACAGGATACCGACCGCATAGCCGCCGATGCCGAAGAACATCGCGTGGCCGAAACTCACCAGCCCGCCATAGCCCAGGATCATGTTGAGGCTGACGGCGGCGATCGACCAGATGACGATACGCGTGCCGATCGAGAGGAGATAGCGCTGGTCGAAGGCCTGGGTGAGTAGCGGCAGGGCCGCCATCACCAGCAGGATCAGCGCCGTTGCAAGGCCACGCGGCGTGCGAAGGGCCGCGATCATGTGCGCTGGCCGAACAGGCCGGTCGGCCGCCACACCAGCACGGCGGCCATCAGCACATAGACCAGCACCTGCGAGATGGCCGGCGCGGCGCTCGAGGCAGCGCTGGAACTCATGAAGGTCTTCAGCATGTCCGGCAGGAAGGCGCGACCCACGATGTCGATCTGGCCGACCACCATCGCGGCGATGAAGGCGCCCTTGATGGAGCCGATGCCGCCGATGACGATGATCACCAGCGCGAGGATCAGGATGTCGTCGCCCATGCCGATCCGCACCGAGGCGATGGGCGCCGCCATCAGGCCGGCCAGCCCCGCGAATACGGCACCCAGGCCGAACACGAGGCTGAACAGCAGCTCGATGTTGACGCCCAGGGCGCCGATCATGCGGCGGTTGGAGGCGCCGGCGCGGATCAGCATGCCGAGCCGCGTGCGTGCCACCAGCCAGGCCAGCAGGATCGCGACCGCGGCGCCGACCACGATGATGGCGAAGCGGTAGGCGGGGTAGGGAACGCCCGGCAGTATCTCGATGGTGCGGTTCAGGAAGGTCGGCACCGCGATGCTCTTGCCGCCGGCCCCCCAGAGCGCGCGCACCAGCTCGTTGAAAAACAGGATCAAGCCGAAGGTCGCCAGCACCTGGGTGAGATGATCGCGCGCATAGAGCCGCCGGATCACGATGATCTCGACGGCGACGCCCACCAGGAAGGTCGCGGGCAGCGCCAGCAGCGCGCCCAGCACGAACGAGTCCGTGACGCCGATCAG contains these protein-coding regions:
- a CDS encoding ABC transporter permease translates to MLAFGYAFLYLPIALVIVYSFNESRLVTVWSGFSLKWWQALFANEAMLDAAWLSLRIALVSATGAALLGLAAGYALVRAPRFPGRTLFGSLVVAPMVMPEVVMGISMLLLFVGSERLFGGPDRGFLTIAIAHTTFSIAFVAIVVQARLADFDRALEEAAMDLGATPWVTFRTITLPLIAPAIGSGWLLAFTLSLDDLILTQFVAGAQSQTLPMRVYSSVRLGVDPQINVLATIVVTVAACALILSGWLTRRKV
- a CDS encoding ABC transporter permease, with translation MRFVIGLPFLWLGLFFLLPCLLVLAIALGINAPDSVPPVELGLNFKSFALLFSDDLYLAAWLSSIRIAATSTLVALLLGYPMAYAIARAAPQRRPLLLMLVVLPFWTSFLIRIYAWMGLLADNGLIEQFLRWTGLAANPGTILGTEWAVHLGIVYAYLPFMVLPLYATLEKLDDSLLEAAADLGAKPFAAFLTVTLPLSLPGIVAGCLLVFIPAVGEFVIPDLLGGTETLMIGKVLWDEFFTNGDWPLASAVAVCLLVLLVGPIALFQRNQARSLERRT
- a CDS encoding alpha/beta fold hydrolase, yielding MPEIDFRNVRATYQSWGEGPPLLLLHSGGGSGAQWSRIAKTLAPERLSIAPDLLGFGATGSWPEAGALTHDLQADLVAQVIAVNTDRPVDVVGHSYGGATAVRLAMNHRDRVRSLVLIEPILANLLREADDVLFPESIAVAKEFIANVEQGKPALGWEIFLDSRNGPGTWARISDEQRGQFVARADSARDAFLSNLANVTSFADCRSLDVPMTIVCGAKTSAPDRRTTELLKDCVVGATYVVIAGAGHMSPLTHSADVTSIVREHLQRVDAV
- a CDS encoding ABC transporter ATP-binding protein, which codes for MNSGPIVRIEGLTRRFGPIVAVDRVDLEIARGELFALLGGSGCGKTTLLRMLAGFETPDEGRLFIDGQDMTDVPPYRRPVNMMFQSYALFPHMDVATNVGYGLRRDGVKAPEIATRVAEILKLVHLDDHAKRKPSQLSGGQRQRVALARALVKRPKLLLLDEPLAALDRKLREATRFEMVRLQEQLGLTFVMVTHDQEEAMSMATRLAVMNAGRIVQIGTPHEVYEHPASRFVADFIGIANILALPGGGWMALRPEKIALAAARPDLPQAVAGRIVDVAYEGDRSLYHVATEAHGTMIVSTTNGSRTTGETFVRGQQVWLGWADEAGQRLEA
- a CDS encoding benzoate/H(+) symporter BenE family transporter → MKAGGLISVAAAALVATIAGVGGTLPVVLAAAQAVGATPDQASSWVSGLGLATAASALLLSVRYRMPIITAWSTPGAALIASTSGVPSFAAAVGAFVLAALLILLTAAVKPLGRLIGKIPGSIAAAMLAGILLRLVMAMVEHVPSAPLLVLPLVALFLVARVFFPALASLIVLVAGALLAWSLGLVKPLPSLGISTLVLTAPAWDVATLIGLGVPLYLVTMASQNLPGFAVLRGSGYQPPTQPILAVTGAASLGTAFLGAHTSNLAAISAALCTGPDAHPDPAQRWKAGPFYALFWGLIALFGASLVGLFGALPPALLATVAGTALLGSMAGALGIALAGDQDRLAAAGTLAVTVSGVTLMGVGSAFWGLVFGLLILTIDRLMKR
- a CDS encoding branched-chain amino acid ABC transporter permease, coding for MEYLLLQVLNGVQLGLLMFLLAAGLTLTLGIMDLVNLAHGSLYMIGAYIAWTLIGVTDSFVLGALLALPATFLVGVAVEIIVIRRLYARDHLTQVLATFGLILFFNELVRALWGAGGKSIAVPTFLNRTIEILPGVPYPAYRFAIIVVGAAVAILLAWLVARTRLGMLIRAGASNRRMIGALGVNIELLFSLVFGLGAVFAGLAGLMAAPIASVRIGMGDDILILALVIIVIGGIGSIKGAFIAAMVVGQIDIVGRAFLPDMLKTFMSSSAASSAAPAISQVLVYVLMAAVLVWRPTGLFGQRT
- a CDS encoding branched-chain amino acid ABC transporter permease; translated protein: MIAALRTPRGLATALILLVMAALPLLTQAFDQRYLLSIGTRIVIWSIAAVSLNMILGYGGLVSFGHAMFFGIGGYAVGILSAHGVSSGWIQWPVAILAATVWAVLIGALSLRTRGLYFIMITLAFAQLVYYVGSGLEAYGGDDGLNISRSRFPGLIDLRDKANFYWVCFALLCGSLWFCSRYANSRFGLVIRGAKSNELRMMALGFPVFRYRLAAFTISGAFGGLSGILLANEGAYISPAMMSWMKSGDLIVIIVLGGMGTLFGPLYGTIAFFVLEEALPPILNLAHKGWGEYWMIVFGPLLVLIALYARGGIDSLLGRRHD
- a CDS encoding carboxymuconolactone decarboxylase family protein, which encodes MPRIAPAEAPYPPQIAAALERIMPAGVAPLVLFRTMARNPRVFERMFAGGLLDRGVLSQRQREVVIDRTTAKLGAEYEWGVHIAFFAEKVGFDADMIAATVHGPADAPCWSADEQALLAAVDDMVEQHTIGDATWARLAAHFDETQILEVIALAGYYHTISFLCRALDLPLESYGVRFPAAPRHA
- a CDS encoding ABC transporter ATP-binding protein, with translation MLRVRDLDAFYGPSQALFGMELAIEAGQVVTLMGRNGMGKTTTVHTIMGLLPARRGTVEFEGNRVEGLPAFRIARLGIGLVPEGRQIFPNLSVRENLVAASANRTGRPSPWTIARVFEFFPRLAERQRNMGNQLSGGEQQMLAIGRALMTNPKLLILDEATEGLAPLIRQEIWSCLGRLKAEGQAILVIDKNVSALIPLADRHHIVEKGRVVWAGSSQALAGDKDLQHRYLGV
- a CDS encoding polyamine ABC transporter substrate-binding protein; this translates as MRLLAVASLLASAFALPAFAQGQVNVYNWSDYIAEDQIKDFARDTGIKVNYTTYDSNEILDAKLRTGKSGYDIVVPTASPFFVRQLQANIFLPLDKSKLKNWKNLDPEIMTALAAYDPGNAHAVPWMWGTIGIGYNVAEIRKRMPDAPVDSLRMIFDPAVVSKFQDCGVMLLDSATDMLPAALKYLGLDPDSKKPEDLAKAADVVKAVRPYVRKFHSSEYINALAGGNICLAFGFSGDVFQARDRGAKAANKVDIEYAIPREGAMLWIDVVAIPKDAPNQANAYRFMDFMLEAKVAAASSELTGYANGNKAAFALLPKDISENPLIYPPQAVRARFYTITAGTAEQTRERTRLWTSVKTGR
- a CDS encoding ABC transporter ATP-binding protein, with the translated sequence MTGPLLRTELLVKRYGGLLATDNVSIDVRPGEIHALIGPNGAGKTTLVHQLTGVVAPDSGTIHFAGQDITRLPTHARVRLGLGRSFQITSVLREFTALENVALAVQGHAGHSFRFLADARRDETLRAPARHLLDGVGLGGRSGILAASLSHGEQRQLEIAMALAGEPTLLLLDEPMAGMGVEESQRLIGFLRALKQKHAMLLIEHDMDAVFQLADRITVLVYGRAIASGTPDQIRANAEVRQAYLGEESP
- a CDS encoding sulfite oxidase — its product is MATVGASLGASLPPVGSALAQGAPAAAKGPKLLEMEGKAKLAVLGDKPLVAETQAELLDDNVTPTNKLFIRNNGQVPDVTGDPKAWKVKIDGEVNTPLEITVGDLMSKFPAVTYQLMLECGGNGRSFFSPDARGNQWTNGGAGCPMWTGVRLADVLKSAGLKSSAVYIGSYGADPTLAGDTDKPSISRGVPIAKAMEEHSLIAFKLNGQDMPLIHGAPVRLVIPGWPASVSTKWLNRIWVRDKEHDGPGMGGFSYRVPKTPIVPGSKGNEKDMAILESMPVRSVITFPADGSKLTSRKLDLRGHAWAGDFDIKTVDISTDYGVTWKPAKVDAPANKYAWQNFSASIELPTTGYYEVWAKATDSKGVTQPFQAANWNPQGYGANPINRIRVLVES
- a CDS encoding winged helix-turn-helix transcriptional regulator produces the protein MVKRVRGSTSGRPIMALLDLLGRRWTLRIVWELREDPRRFRELQDLIGASPTIVNTRLAELREAKLVELDEAVGYRLTDLGNELLKLFLPLHVWSEKWARAVR